One genomic window of Bradyrhizobium sp. B124 includes the following:
- a CDS encoding sulfite exporter TauE/SafE family protein has product MIASLIADLPAPFVLAVALAGVFLIAFMKGAFGGGFAIIGIPLLSLAMDPIAAGALLAPLFIVMDLTALRFWRPSTWSRVDLAMLLPALVVGIVLGYFALRDLDRHAVEIVMGLVTLVFAALWFIGGGEIKPRPRSTIKATFAGLSSGVTTMVAHSGGPPLAIYLLPLGMSKALYAGTTSLFFTVGNLLKAGPWLVLATPSRSLWMLMALCVPAVPVGVWAGWRLHERLDQRALYRACYAILVITAAKLLWDGLAGYVRL; this is encoded by the coding sequence ATGATCGCATCCCTCATCGCAGACCTGCCCGCGCCGTTCGTGCTCGCGGTCGCGCTGGCCGGCGTGTTCCTGATCGCCTTCATGAAAGGCGCGTTCGGCGGCGGCTTTGCCATTATCGGCATCCCGCTGCTCTCGCTCGCGATGGACCCGATTGCGGCCGGCGCGCTGCTCGCGCCATTGTTCATCGTCATGGACCTTACGGCGCTGCGTTTCTGGCGCCCGAGCACCTGGTCGCGCGTCGACCTCGCGATGCTGCTGCCGGCGCTCGTGGTCGGCATCGTTCTCGGCTATTTCGCGCTGCGCGATCTCGACCGGCATGCCGTCGAGATCGTGATGGGCCTGGTGACGCTGGTGTTCGCCGCACTGTGGTTCATCGGCGGCGGCGAGATCAAGCCGCGTCCGCGCTCGACGATCAAGGCGACGTTCGCCGGGCTCTCCTCCGGCGTCACCACGATGGTCGCGCATTCAGGCGGGCCGCCGCTTGCGATCTATCTGCTGCCGCTCGGCATGTCGAAGGCGCTTTACGCCGGCACCACCAGCCTGTTCTTCACGGTCGGCAATTTGCTGAAGGCCGGCCCGTGGCTCGTGCTCGCCACGCCGTCGCGCAGCCTGTGGATGCTGATGGCGCTTTGCGTGCCGGCCGTGCCGGTCGGCGTCTGGGCCGGTTGGCGGCTGCACGAACGCCTCGACCAGCGCGCGCTGTACCGCGCCTGCTACGCCATTCTCGTCATCACCGCGGCCAAGCTGCTGTGGGACGGACTGGCCGGATACGTTCGGCTCTGA
- a CDS encoding DUF4403 family protein, translating into MRLPMHPRTIALGLTVVLVSFAISLKAMDWLAPSVTVQTPPLVQLPPLPPAPRSSTVVAQVSVALSAIRDAAEHGAPKTFGGKADNPVQQILQNADIGWTASRGPIAATGAQDVLTLTTPINGTLKVTGSLSAKATGAVSDALGSLLGGNVAKQIGAVNIKNINANADIKGSVTLTARPKLGASWRIEPNLQAQVNLGDTSLSAAGVRISVPAQVKPVIDKAVADQISVVEARLQNNPVFQNAARTQWVKACRSIPLQGTGGTASMPPMWLELRPTRAIAAQPKVDASSLILTMGIEAETRITETQTTPNCPFPDKLSIVPPMPSQVSVGLPVDMSFTTLTQLVEAQLKGKTFPEDGSGPVDVTVKSASIAASGDRLLISLLVHAKEKKSFFGFGAEATVHIWGRPRLDQAAQTLRLTDVELAVESEAAFGLLGAAARAAIPHLQQALADRLVVDLKPFATNAQRKITAAIADLQKNEEGIRVDADVNSIRLAGIAFDSKTLRVIVETDGNIKAAVTALPAL; encoded by the coding sequence ATGCGTCTACCGATGCATCCAAGAACGATCGCGCTCGGGCTGACGGTGGTGCTGGTCTCGTTCGCGATCAGCCTCAAGGCCATGGACTGGCTCGCGCCGAGCGTCACGGTGCAGACGCCACCGCTGGTGCAGCTGCCGCCGCTGCCGCCGGCGCCGCGCTCCTCGACGGTCGTGGCGCAGGTCTCGGTCGCGCTGTCGGCGATCCGCGATGCCGCCGAACACGGCGCACCGAAGACCTTCGGCGGCAAGGCCGACAATCCGGTCCAGCAAATCCTGCAAAATGCCGACATCGGCTGGACCGCCTCGCGCGGGCCGATCGCGGCCACCGGCGCGCAGGACGTGCTGACGCTGACGACCCCGATCAACGGCACGCTCAAGGTCACCGGCTCGCTGTCGGCGAAGGCGACCGGCGCGGTCAGCGACGCGCTCGGCAGCCTGCTCGGCGGCAACGTCGCCAAGCAGATCGGCGCCGTGAACATCAAGAACATCAACGCCAATGCCGACATCAAGGGCAGCGTCACGCTGACCGCGCGGCCGAAGCTCGGCGCGTCCTGGCGGATCGAGCCGAACCTGCAGGCGCAAGTCAATCTCGGCGACACCAGCCTGTCGGCCGCCGGCGTCCGCATCAGCGTGCCGGCCCAGGTCAAGCCGGTCATCGACAAGGCGGTCGCCGACCAGATTTCCGTGGTCGAGGCGCGGTTGCAGAACAACCCGGTGTTCCAGAACGCCGCCCGCACGCAATGGGTCAAGGCCTGCCGCTCGATCCCGCTGCAGGGCACCGGCGGCACCGCGTCGATGCCGCCGATGTGGCTCGAGCTGCGGCCGACCCGCGCGATCGCCGCGCAGCCGAAGGTCGATGCGTCCTCGCTGATCCTGACCATGGGGATCGAGGCCGAGACGCGGATCACGGAGACGCAGACCACGCCGAACTGCCCGTTCCCCGACAAGCTCTCGATCGTCCCGCCGATGCCGAGCCAGGTCTCGGTCGGCCTGCCGGTCGACATGTCCTTCACCACGCTGACGCAGCTCGTCGAGGCGCAGTTGAAGGGCAAGACCTTCCCCGAGGACGGCTCCGGCCCGGTCGACGTGACCGTCAAGAGTGCGAGCATCGCCGCCTCCGGCGACCGGCTTTTGATCTCGCTTCTGGTGCACGCCAAGGAGAAGAAGAGCTTCTTCGGCTTCGGCGCCGAGGCGACCGTGCACATCTGGGGCCGGCCGCGGCTCGACCAGGCGGCGCAGACGCTGCGGCTCACCGACGTCGAGCTGGCGGTCGAGTCCGAGGCCGCGTTCGGCCTGCTCGGCGCCGCCGCGCGCGCGGCCATCCCGCATCTGCAGCAGGCGCTCGCCGACCGGCTGGTCGTCGACCTCAAGCCATTCGCGACCAACGCGCAGCGGAAGATCACCGCCGCCATCGCCGACCTGCAGAAGAACGAGGAAGGCATCCGCGTCGACGCCGACGTCAACAGCATCCGCCTCGCCGGCATCGCGTTCGATTCGAAGACGCTCCGGGTGATCGTGGAGACCGACGGCAACATCAAGGCCGCCGTCACCGCGCTGCCGGCGCTGTAG
- a CDS encoding L,D-transpeptidase: MFNSIKLNARLAAAAFGALAIGTVAFSGSAAAAPLPMFPFILTPPTEAVQPPVQSMPQAQEEDRSVELPARLRRQVVAYPTREAPGTVIIDTPHTYLYLVLGNGQAMRYGIGVGRDGFTWSGTQTITKKAEWPDWTPPPEMIARQPYLPRHMAGGPGNPLGARAMYLGGTVYRIHGTNAPETIGTHVSSGCLRLTNGDVTDLYSRVNVGTKVIVLPMTDRRADLGSAVR; the protein is encoded by the coding sequence ATGTTCAATTCCATCAAGCTGAACGCACGTCTCGCTGCCGCCGCCTTCGGTGCGCTGGCGATTGGCACCGTCGCTTTCTCGGGCTCCGCCGCGGCCGCTCCGCTGCCGATGTTCCCCTTCATCCTGACGCCGCCGACCGAGGCGGTGCAGCCGCCGGTGCAGTCGATGCCGCAGGCGCAGGAGGAAGACCGTTCCGTCGAATTGCCCGCCCGCCTGCGCCGCCAGGTCGTCGCCTATCCGACCCGCGAGGCGCCCGGCACCGTCATCATCGATACCCCGCACACCTATCTCTATCTCGTGCTCGGGAACGGCCAGGCCATGCGCTACGGCATCGGCGTCGGCCGCGACGGCTTCACCTGGTCGGGTACCCAGACCATCACCAAGAAGGCGGAGTGGCCGGATTGGACCCCGCCGCCGGAAATGATCGCCCGCCAACCCTATTTGCCGCGCCACATGGCCGGCGGCCCCGGCAACCCGCTCGGCGCCCGCGCCATGTATCTCGGCGGCACCGTGTACCGCATCCACGGCACCAACGCGCCGGAGACGATCGGCACCCACGTCTCCTCCGGCTGCCTGCGCCTCACCAATGGGGACGTCACCGACCTCTATTCGCGGGTCAACGTCGGCACCAAGGTGATCGTGCTGCCGATGACCGACCGCCGTGCCGACCTCGGTTCGGCCGTCCGCTAG
- a CDS encoding TAXI family TRAP transporter solute-binding subunit, with protein MSEQQSEHPGTTRRRLKRRNSSLLILAAGIFVFAVAAGLLFYGLRPVTLKIAVGPTGSDDVKLIQGFAQAFARDGNSVRLKPVTTQGAAESIALFTANKVDLAVVRGDLSLPASAEAVAVLRKNVVVLWAPSGGKGKPRSAKIKSIDDLPGHKVGVVGSTQANVTLLRVILTESGINPDKVTISQFAVNKVADLARDPSLDAYMTVGPLDSKITADAIAATAAARGEPKFLPVDVSEAIAQKHPLYESEEIAGSIFSSSPARPEDKIETVGVNHLIIAQHALHEATVGALDRQLFTQRLQVARDVPAAAKIEKPDTDKDAALPAHQGAAAYIDGTERTFLEKYSDYIWGGILLVSGLGTAGAWLRHYVKRDERERYITHRDGLLTLISRVRGAETPEELAAMQSDADALLREALDCYDDGAIEDGDLSAIGLTLEQFHHAVSDRRAVINGDRSGVPRMRAG; from the coding sequence ATGTCAGAGCAGCAGAGTGAACATCCCGGCACCACGCGCCGCAGGCTCAAACGGCGAAACTCGTCGCTCCTGATCCTGGCGGCCGGCATCTTCGTGTTTGCCGTCGCCGCAGGCCTGCTGTTCTACGGGCTGCGTCCGGTGACGCTGAAGATCGCGGTCGGCCCGACCGGCAGTGACGACGTCAAGCTCATCCAGGGCTTCGCGCAGGCCTTTGCGCGTGACGGCAATTCGGTGCGGCTGAAGCCGGTCACGACACAGGGGGCCGCCGAAAGCATCGCGCTGTTCACCGCGAACAAGGTCGACCTCGCGGTCGTGCGCGGCGATCTCAGTCTGCCGGCGAGCGCCGAGGCGGTTGCGGTCCTGCGCAAGAATGTCGTTGTGCTGTGGGCACCGTCGGGCGGGAAAGGCAAGCCGCGGTCTGCGAAGATCAAGAGCATCGACGATCTCCCCGGCCACAAGGTCGGTGTCGTCGGCAGCACCCAGGCCAACGTCACGCTGCTGCGCGTGATCCTGACCGAGTCCGGCATCAACCCCGACAAGGTCACGATCAGCCAGTTCGCCGTCAACAAGGTCGCCGATCTCGCGCGCGATCCCTCGCTCGACGCCTACATGACCGTCGGGCCGCTCGACAGCAAGATCACGGCGGATGCGATCGCGGCGACGGCGGCGGCGCGCGGCGAACCGAAATTCCTCCCCGTCGATGTCTCGGAAGCGATCGCGCAGAAGCATCCGCTCTATGAGTCCGAGGAAATCGCCGGCAGCATCTTCTCCTCTTCGCCGGCCCGGCCCGAGGACAAGATCGAGACCGTCGGCGTCAATCACCTCATCATCGCGCAACATGCGCTGCACGAGGCAACCGTCGGCGCACTCGATCGGCAGTTGTTCACGCAGCGGCTCCAGGTCGCGCGCGACGTGCCGGCGGCGGCCAAGATCGAGAAGCCGGACACCGACAAGGATGCCGCGCTGCCGGCGCATCAGGGCGCGGCGGCCTATATCGACGGCACCGAACGCACCTTCCTCGAAAAATACTCCGACTACATCTGGGGCGGCATCCTGCTGGTCTCCGGCCTCGGCACGGCGGGAGCCTGGTTGCGCCACTACGTGAAGCGCGACGAGCGGGAGCGTTACATCACCCATCGCGACGGTCTGCTGACGCTGATCTCGCGGGTGCGCGGCGCCGAGACGCCGGAGGAGCTCGCGGCAATGCAGAGCGATGCGGACGCGCTGCTGCGGGAGGCGCTCGATTGCTACGACGACGGCGCGATCGAGGACGGCGATCTCTCGGCGATCGGACTGACGCTCGAGCAATTCCATCACGCCGTCTCCGATCGCCGCGCGGTGATCAACGGCGACAGGTCGGGCGTGCCGAGGATGCGCGCCGGCTAG
- a CDS encoding acyltransferase translates to MPAPSIGSMLDQQKGFGPGFDFLRVALAISVVAGHTSYLATGRGDSDLTGIFWFPQFAILVMFFALSGFLIAASGLRLSLKEFLINRGMRIVPALAVEIVLSALILGPIFTTLPLWDYFTSAGTYKYFTNVVGLVNYTLPGVFSSNPAPEVNSSLWTVPFEYGCYAVMAVIMTLGLLRRPALIVLGAVVLAGIGFAVQITGHAATPSQLPPGVAGSLYDKIFSTALFLGRGAKLPVACLLGIAIYLYRDRIPYDGRILAVCCALCLGAALLGPAAWITQPVLNAVIAPALVYITVFLGVSKLPRLPLFSRGDYSYGIYLYGFPMQQVVKVWLPNASLIVQFAVALVLITAFAASSWHWIEKPVLKLRRHFSFVARKRLEPEDMVEMLEGIGPLAISVSGSRRSS, encoded by the coding sequence ATGCCAGCGCCTTCGATCGGAAGCATGCTGGATCAGCAGAAAGGCTTTGGTCCCGGGTTCGATTTTCTCCGCGTTGCGCTCGCGATCTCGGTCGTCGCCGGGCATACGTCCTATCTTGCCACCGGGCGCGGCGACTCCGATTTGACGGGGATCTTCTGGTTTCCGCAATTTGCCATCCTCGTGATGTTTTTCGCATTGAGCGGATTCCTGATCGCCGCAAGCGGGCTGCGGCTCAGCCTGAAGGAATTCCTGATCAATCGCGGCATGCGGATCGTTCCGGCGCTCGCGGTCGAGATCGTGCTGTCGGCGTTGATCCTCGGACCGATCTTCACCACGCTGCCGCTCTGGGACTATTTCACCAGCGCCGGCACCTACAAATATTTCACGAATGTCGTCGGCCTCGTGAACTACACCCTGCCGGGCGTATTCAGCAGCAATCCCGCGCCGGAGGTCAACAGTTCGCTGTGGACCGTGCCGTTCGAATATGGCTGCTACGCGGTGATGGCGGTCATCATGACCTTGGGGCTGCTGCGCAGGCCGGCGCTGATCGTGCTCGGCGCTGTCGTCCTGGCCGGTATCGGCTTTGCCGTGCAGATCACCGGGCATGCCGCAACGCCGTCGCAGCTGCCTCCCGGCGTCGCCGGCTCGCTGTATGACAAGATCTTCAGCACGGCGCTGTTCCTCGGGCGCGGCGCGAAACTGCCGGTTGCCTGCCTGCTCGGGATCGCGATCTACCTTTACCGCGACCGCATTCCCTATGACGGGCGCATTCTCGCCGTCTGCTGCGCGCTCTGCCTCGGAGCAGCACTGCTCGGACCGGCCGCCTGGATCACCCAGCCCGTCCTCAATGCCGTCATTGCTCCGGCGCTGGTTTACATCACCGTGTTCCTCGGTGTTTCGAAGCTGCCGCGGCTGCCGCTGTTTTCAAGGGGCGACTATTCCTACGGGATCTATCTGTACGGTTTCCCGATGCAGCAGGTGGTGAAGGTGTGGCTGCCGAACGCGTCGTTGATTGTCCAGTTCGCCGTCGCGCTGGTGCTGATCACGGCGTTCGCGGCGTCCTCCTGGCACTGGATCGAGAAGCCGGTCCTGAAGCTGCGCCGCCATTTCTCGTTCGTGGCGCGCAAGCGGCTCGAGCCGGAGGATATGGTCGAGATGCTCGAGGGGATCGGGCCGCTAGCCATCAGCGTCAGCGGCAGCAGGCGATCTTCCTGA